One part of the Borreliella afzelii genome encodes these proteins:
- a CDS encoding TIGR00282 family metallophosphoesterase — translation MSLRVLIAGEVIGKAGIIAIKSFLSSFKVRKGIDFVISGNNFTTGLRGLGKKHAFLLKKYGVDVLTLGENAFARYDLFNELDKYNFILKPLNCPAKLKGYSYFIYNINGKKLAVMRIVGQTGITKYNFNHPFYSFDFFYKRIKTQTNNIIVLFDSNTTAEVNALFFYLKSRVSACLGTGKRILTADLRILDNTAIITDLGRVGSLDSVFGYVPNLEVDKFLKGFLNQKFDESWEGLGFNGVLIDIDENGHPFSVESIREYIDYKSSLKDMGIV, via the coding sequence ATGTCTTTAAGAGTTTTAATTGCTGGCGAGGTTATAGGTAAAGCTGGGATTATTGCGATAAAATCTTTTTTATCATCTTTTAAGGTTAGAAAAGGGATTGATTTTGTAATATCTGGTAATAATTTTACTACGGGTTTAAGAGGTCTTGGTAAGAAGCATGCCTTTTTGTTGAAAAAGTATGGAGTTGATGTGTTAACCTTAGGTGAAAATGCTTTTGCAAGGTACGATTTATTTAATGAACTTGATAAGTATAATTTTATTTTAAAACCCTTAAATTGTCCTGCAAAGTTAAAAGGATATTCTTATTTTATTTATAATATTAATGGCAAGAAGTTGGCTGTGATGAGAATTGTAGGTCAAACAGGAATAACTAAGTATAATTTTAATCATCCTTTTTATAGTTTTGATTTTTTTTATAAAAGAATCAAAACACAAACAAATAATATTATTGTTCTTTTTGATTCAAATACTACGGCCGAAGTGAATGCTTTGTTTTTTTATCTAAAATCAAGAGTTAGTGCTTGTCTTGGAACTGGAAAAAGAATTTTAACAGCTGATTTGAGAATTTTAGATAATACTGCTATTATAACTGATTTAGGCAGAGTTGGGAGTTTGGATAGTGTTTTTGGATATGTTCCCAATTTAGAGGTAGATAAATTTTTGAAAGGATTTTTAAATCAGAAATTCGATGAATCTTGGGAAGGCCTTGGCTTTAACGGTGTTTTAATTGATATTGATGAGAATGGACATCCTTTTTCTGTAGAGTCTATCAGAGAATATATCGATTATAAATCAAGTTTAAAAGATATGGGTATTGTTTGA
- a CDS encoding LptA/OstA family protein, with the protein MRDLILIWIFIIFVNNIQAAQEESSLKSEGVKGNEEKNTNFTFKSDFAQGIVSSFYKKIVLKGNSEVISSDFKLRADEIEIYGENGSYLEARGNVFYEDYKNKMHVKAQFLFFNKKLDNFYLQKGVELEDLENNMLIKAERVEGSNKSNVYIMQYSVKIYKDDTFARAENGTYNKEEKEMVLEGVPVIYQKDNYYSASRIIFNTKTNRYKLEGSVEGEFTQVENDASEEKK; encoded by the coding sequence TTGAGGGATTTAATTTTAATATGGATTTTTATTATTTTTGTTAATAATATTCAAGCAGCACAAGAAGAATCTAGCCTTAAATCTGAAGGGGTTAAGGGAAATGAAGAGAAAAATACTAATTTTACCTTTAAGTCAGATTTTGCACAAGGAATAGTGTCTTCTTTTTATAAAAAAATTGTTTTAAAAGGGAATTCAGAGGTTATTTCGTCAGATTTTAAGCTTAGGGCAGATGAAATTGAAATTTATGGAGAAAATGGCTCTTATCTTGAAGCTCGAGGCAATGTTTTTTATGAAGATTATAAGAATAAGATGCATGTTAAGGCTCAGTTTTTGTTTTTTAATAAAAAATTGGATAATTTTTATCTTCAAAAAGGGGTTGAGCTTGAAGACTTAGAAAACAATATGCTTATTAAAGCAGAAAGAGTTGAGGGGAGTAATAAATCTAATGTTTATATTATGCAATATTCTGTTAAAATATATAAGGATGATACTTTTGCAAGAGCTGAGAATGGAACTTATAATAAAGAAGAGAAAGAAATGGTTCTTGAGGGGGTCCCAGTAATTTACCAGAAAGATAATTATTATTCTGCTTCAAGAATAATTTTCAATACAAAAACTAATAGGTATAAACTTGAGGGAAGTGTTGAAGGAGAGTTTACTCAAGTTGAAAATGATGCTTCTGAAGAAAAAAAATAA
- a CDS encoding MATE family efflux transporter, whose amino-acid sequence MSTNKSKTRELILNGNLYKVLFLISFPIVITNIIQAFYDLTDMFYVGKLGAMPLSALSLAGPVNFFIMAIAMGMATGSISLMSKCIGEGNFSRFSRYAGQLIVLNFVLSLFVAICAFFFIEHLLDLLGVKGDLKELSRAYFYVTIFGIPIMFLSISITYILNAQGETILSMIIVLFANIVNFILDPILIFSFNMGITGAAWATLFSKLLTVAFYLCLTYRLNRGLKIYPKDLALDVRSIKEIVNLGLPSTFGQIMVSLSFFIFNYIVIEISPKFLAAYGLTNTIISFLFLPAMGIGTGIISIVGQNLGAKKINRVEEVLKKGFFISLIILLIINSIVIINKHFILGLFTNDLEVLNYANNYLLLTTIGTFGYGLQQVFFGGLIGSGRTKIAMIIIFIRLWLIRLPVVFIFQHFGIIENSLGYAFIISNYLAIIILVVFTCTRYWTKPILIKKYK is encoded by the coding sequence ATGTCTACAAATAAGAGCAAGACTAGGGAATTAATATTAAATGGCAACCTATATAAGGTTCTTTTTTTAATAAGTTTTCCTATTGTTATAACCAATATTATTCAAGCTTTTTATGATCTTACTGATATGTTTTATGTTGGTAAACTTGGAGCCATGCCTTTGTCAGCGCTTTCACTTGCTGGTCCTGTAAATTTTTTTATTATGGCTATTGCTATGGGTATGGCTACAGGAAGCATTTCTTTGATGTCCAAATGTATAGGAGAGGGAAATTTTTCTCGTTTTTCAAGGTATGCAGGGCAACTTATTGTTTTAAACTTTGTTTTGTCCCTATTTGTTGCTATTTGTGCTTTTTTTTTTATTGAGCATCTTTTAGATTTATTAGGTGTAAAAGGCGACCTTAAAGAACTTTCAAGAGCTTATTTTTATGTGACAATTTTTGGAATACCTATTATGTTTTTAAGCATTTCAATTACATATATTTTAAATGCTCAAGGAGAAACCATCCTTTCAATGATAATAGTTTTATTTGCTAATATTGTTAATTTTATTCTTGATCCAATTTTAATATTTAGTTTTAATATGGGCATTACCGGGGCCGCTTGGGCTACTTTATTTTCAAAATTGTTAACCGTTGCTTTTTATTTATGTTTAACTTACAGACTAAATCGTGGATTGAAAATTTATCCGAAAGACTTGGCGCTAGACGTAAGATCTATTAAAGAAATTGTTAATTTAGGATTGCCTTCAACTTTTGGGCAAATAATGGTTTCATTGTCTTTTTTTATTTTTAATTATATTGTTATTGAGATTAGTCCGAAATTTTTAGCGGCGTATGGACTTACAAACACCATTATTTCTTTTTTATTTCTTCCTGCTATGGGAATTGGTACTGGAATTATTTCAATTGTTGGCCAAAATCTTGGTGCTAAGAAAATCAATAGGGTGGAAGAAGTTTTAAAAAAGGGATTTTTTATTTCTTTGATTATTTTATTAATAATAAATTCGATTGTTATTATTAATAAACATTTTATATTAGGGTTGTTTACGAATGATTTAGAAGTTTTAAATTATGCTAATAATTATTTATTGTTAACAACCATTGGTACTTTTGGATATGGATTACAACAAGTATTTTTTGGAGGACTTATTGGGTCTGGTAGAACAAAAATTGCAATGATTATTATTTTTATTAGATTATGGCTTATTCGTCTCCCAGTAGTGTTTATTTTTCAGCATTTTGGCATAATTGAAAATTCTTTGGGTTATGCTTTCATAATTTCAAATTATTTAGCAATTATAATTTTAGTTGTTTTTACTTGTACTCGTTATTGGACTAAACCCATTTTAATTAAAAAATACAAATAG
- a CDS encoding Nif3-like dinuclear metal center hexameric protein, producing the protein MNVRDLFFKLNSIFDIKKYEHVDKNLNGLQVGDLSAEVNKVAFAVDASYSTLKEAKGNDFLITHHGIFWSKKERIISNMYNKVKFLIENNLALYSVHLPMDAHSVYSHSKVFSDFLGLTNPFAFANYEGFNLGIIADSAFSFSEILEKIKKKNKHILFSKKFKEKVNKVAIVSGSGYSFFEEALHYDIDLFITGDTSHQIYSLAEECGVSLIFAGHYFTETFGLIKLMEDFKIQEDLEVKFICKDTNL; encoded by the coding sequence TTGAATGTAAGAGATTTGTTTTTTAAACTTAATTCAATTTTTGATATAAAAAAGTATGAGCATGTTGATAAAAATTTAAACGGTCTTCAAGTAGGAGATCTTAGTGCTGAGGTTAACAAGGTTGCCTTTGCAGTTGATGCTAGCTATTCAACTTTAAAAGAAGCAAAAGGAAATGATTTTTTAATTACCCATCACGGTATTTTTTGGTCAAAAAAAGAGCGCATTATTTCTAATATGTATAATAAAGTGAAGTTCTTGATTGAAAATAATTTGGCTCTTTATTCAGTGCACTTGCCTATGGATGCCCATTCTGTTTATTCGCACAGCAAAGTGTTCTCAGATTTTTTAGGATTAACAAATCCTTTTGCTTTCGCAAATTATGAAGGATTTAATCTAGGAATTATTGCTGATTCTGCTTTTAGTTTTTCTGAAATTTTAGAAAAAATCAAAAAGAAAAATAAACATATTCTTTTTTCGAAAAAGTTTAAAGAAAAGGTGAATAAGGTCGCAATTGTTAGTGGTTCTGGATATTCTTTTTTTGAAGAGGCTTTACATTATGATATAGATTTGTTTATAACCGGAGATACTTCTCATCAAATATACTCTTTAGCAGAAGAATGTGGTGTAAGCTTGATTTTTGCGGGACATTATTTTACTGAAACTTTTGGTTTAATTAAATTAATGGAAGATTTTAAAATTCAAGAAGATTTAGAGGTTAAATTTATTTGTAAAGATACTAATTTATAA
- the lspA gene encoding signal peptidase II, translating into MSVKSKQYFNIFIFIISLIFFDQLSKYLVVKYVKLGSVYFSFFENFFRIIHVRNTGILFSIGSNINYSLKKIFFLAMPIFILIFIFSLSLKEKNRIARISLLLIFSGGVGNVIDRLFRPSGVVDFLDFKFYGIFGLDRWPTFNFADSYVVIGMILFLVYDFFIKRKAFNT; encoded by the coding sequence ATGAGCGTTAAAAGTAAACAATATTTCAATATTTTTATATTTATTATTAGTTTAATTTTTTTTGATCAACTTTCTAAGTATTTGGTTGTGAAGTATGTCAAATTGGGTTCAGTATATTTTTCTTTTTTTGAGAATTTTTTTAGGATAATACATGTAAGAAATACAGGTATTTTGTTTTCTATAGGTTCGAATATTAATTATAGTTTGAAAAAAATTTTTTTTCTTGCAATGCCTATTTTTATTTTGATATTTATTTTTTCTCTTTCTTTGAAAGAAAAAAATCGTATTGCCAGGATTTCACTTTTATTAATTTTTTCAGGAGGAGTGGGCAATGTTATTGATAGATTATTTAGACCTTCTGGAGTTGTAGATTTTTTGGATTTCAAATTTTATGGAATTTTTGGACTTGATAGATGGCCTACTTTTAATTTTGCAGATAGCTATGTTGTTATAGGAATGATTTTATTTTTGGTTTATGATTTTTTTATAAAAAGAAAAGCGTTTAATACATGA
- the lptB gene encoding LPS export ABC transporter ATP-binding protein, with protein sequence MLLKKKNKIKEIKESLNLNSVNNVVLKADNIIKKYGEKFAVNGITINIHKGEVVGLLGPNGAGKTTTFYTIVGFIKPNAGKVLINDYNISALNMYERARIGIVYLPQDASIFRELTVEENIMVALERREDLSKAERKIELVNLLKEFEIKRIQSQKAYTLSGGERRRVEIARALAVNPYFLLLDEPFAGIDPIAIGDIKNIIKILKERNIGVLITDHNVRDAFDIIDRAYIVYQGQVLDEGDVDYIVSSEKAKKLYLGEEFRL encoded by the coding sequence ATGCTTCTGAAGAAAAAAAATAAAATAAAGGAGATTAAGGAAAGTCTTAATCTTAATTCCGTTAATAATGTTGTCTTAAAAGCAGATAACATTATTAAAAAATATGGTGAAAAGTTTGCTGTTAATGGTATTACGATTAACATTCATAAAGGCGAAGTTGTGGGGCTTCTTGGTCCAAATGGAGCTGGAAAAACAACAACATTTTATACTATTGTAGGATTCATTAAGCCCAATGCGGGTAAAGTTTTAATAAATGATTATAACATTTCAGCTCTTAATATGTATGAGCGTGCACGGATAGGAATTGTGTATCTTCCTCAAGATGCTTCAATTTTCAGAGAACTTACAGTTGAAGAGAATATTATGGTTGCTTTAGAGAGAAGAGAGGATCTATCCAAGGCTGAGCGTAAGATAGAGCTTGTGAATTTACTTAAAGAATTTGAAATAAAAAGAATACAAAGTCAAAAAGCTTATACTCTTTCTGGTGGAGAGAGAAGGCGTGTAGAGATAGCAAGAGCTTTAGCTGTAAATCCCTATTTTTTACTCTTGGATGAACCTTTTGCAGGTATTGATCCTATTGCAATCGGAGATATCAAGAATATAATAAAAATTTTAAAAGAAAGAAACATTGGAGTTCTTATTACCGATCATAATGTAAGAGATGCTTTTGATATAATTGATAGAGCTTATATTGTTTATCAGGGGCAAGTGCTTGATGAGGGTGATGTTGATTATATAGTAAGCAGCGAAAAAGCCAAAAAGCTTTATTTAGGAGAAGAATTTAGATTGTGA
- the tuf gene encoding elongation factor Tu: MAKEVFQRTKPHMNVGTIGHVDHGKTTLTAAISIYCSKLNKDAKALKYEDIDNAPEEKARGITINARHIEYETANRHYAHVDCPGHADYIKNMITGAAQMDAAILLVAADSGAEPQTKEHLLLAQRMGIKKIIVFLNKLDLADPELVELVEVEVLELVEKYGFSANTPIIKGSAFGAMSNPEDPEATKCVKELLESMDNYFDLPERDIDKPFLLAVEDVFSISGRGTVATGRIERGVIKVGQEVEIVGIKETRKTTVTGVEMFQKILEQGQAGDNVGLLLRGVDKKDIERGQVLSAPGTITPHKKFKASIYCLTKEEGGRHKPFFPGYRPQFFFRTTDVTGVVALEGKEMVMPGDNVDIVVELISSIAMDKNVEFAVREGGRTVASGRILEILE, encoded by the coding sequence ATGGCAAAAGAAGTTTTTCAAAGAACAAAACCGCATATGAATGTTGGAACAATAGGTCATGTTGATCATGGCAAAACAACATTAACAGCGGCTATTAGTATTTATTGTTCAAAATTAAATAAAGATGCAAAAGCATTAAAGTATGAAGATATTGATAATGCACCCGAAGAGAAAGCAAGGGGAATAACAATTAATGCTAGGCATATTGAGTACGAAACAGCCAATAGGCATTATGCTCATGTGGATTGTCCAGGCCATGCTGATTATATAAAAAATATGATTACAGGAGCAGCTCAAATGGATGCAGCGATACTTTTAGTTGCTGCTGATAGTGGTGCTGAGCCCCAAACAAAAGAACATTTGCTTCTTGCCCAAAGAATGGGAATAAAGAAAATAATAGTTTTTTTAAATAAATTAGACTTAGCAGATCCTGAACTTGTTGAACTTGTTGAGGTTGAAGTTTTAGAGCTTGTTGAAAAATATGGCTTTTCAGCTAATACACCAATAATTAAGGGTTCTGCTTTTGGAGCTATGTCAAATCCAGAAGATCCTGAGGCTACAAAATGCGTTAAAGAACTTCTTGAATCTATGGATAATTATTTTGATCTTCCAGAAAGAGATATTGACAAACCATTTTTGCTTGCTGTTGAAGATGTATTTTCTATTTCAGGAAGAGGTACTGTTGCTACTGGGCGTATTGAAAGAGGTGTTATTAAGGTTGGTCAAGAAGTTGAAATAGTTGGTATTAAAGAAACCAGAAAAACCACTGTTACTGGTGTTGAAATGTTCCAAAAAATTCTTGAGCAAGGTCAAGCAGGGGATAATGTTGGTCTTCTTCTAAGGGGCGTTGATAAAAAAGATATTGAGAGGGGACAAGTTTTGTCAGCTCCAGGTACAATTACTCCGCACAAAAAGTTTAAAGCTTCAATCTATTGTTTGACTAAAGAAGAGGGCGGTAGACACAAGCCATTTTTCCCAGGATATAGACCACAATTCTTTTTTAGAACAACCGATGTTACTGGCGTTGTTGCTTTAGAAGGCAAAGAAATGGTTATGCCTGGTGACAATGTTGATATTGTTGTTGAGCTGATCTCTTCAATAGCCATGGATAAAAATGTGGAATTTGCTGTTAGAGAAGGTGGGAGAACTGTTGCTTCAGGAAGAATTCTTGAGATATTGGAATAG
- the rplD gene encoding 50S ribosomal protein L4: MERKVFSKDGKEIRTINLDDRVFNIEISHGSIYNAIKNELSNLRVGTSSTKTRSEVRGSSKKPWKQKGTGRARVGTRRNPVWIGGGIALGPKPRDYSYRLPKKVKRLAFKSVLSLRASDENNFKVIENFNIESGKTKDLALIIKNFASFNGKVVILLGNDDQMIKRAGKNIRDLKILSFDKLRVVDLFYAKNLIALESAVNKLNEFYVK; this comes from the coding sequence ATGGAAAGAAAAGTTTTTTCTAAAGATGGGAAAGAGATTAGGACTATAAATTTGGATGATAGAGTTTTTAATATAGAAATTAGTCATGGGTCTATTTATAATGCTATAAAAAATGAGTTATCTAATCTTAGGGTTGGTACATCTTCAACTAAAACCAGATCAGAGGTTAGGGGTAGTTCTAAAAAGCCTTGGAAGCAAAAAGGAACCGGCAGGGCTAGAGTGGGCACAAGGCGAAATCCAGTGTGGATTGGTGGAGGTATAGCATTAGGGCCAAAACCCAGAGATTATAGTTATAGATTGCCTAAAAAGGTAAAAAGGCTTGCATTTAAGTCTGTATTAAGTTTACGCGCTTCTGATGAAAATAATTTTAAGGTTATTGAGAATTTTAATATTGAATCAGGAAAAACAAAAGATCTTGCTTTAATAATAAAAAATTTTGCAAGTTTTAATGGTAAAGTGGTTATTCTTTTGGGCAATGATGATCAGATGATTAAAAGGGCTGGTAAAAATATAAGAGATTTAAAGATTTTGTCTTTTGATAAACTTAGAGTTGTTGATTTGTTTTACGCTAA
- the murA gene encoding UDP-N-acetylglucosamine 1-carboxyvinyltransferase: MHSYIVEGGFKIGGQITASGNKNSALPCILAALLTDEDVILENIPNINDVKVVLDILSDIGADIVREGNTLKIKVLDIVKTEIDSSFTDLIRASILLLGPFVSRFGKIDMALPGGDVIGKRRLDTHFYGLCKLGAKLSIKDERIVLKANKLVGAEMFLDEASVTATENIIMAAVLAEGNTVIMNAACEPHVQDLCNMLNSMGANILGIGSNVLEIKGVKKLSGTIFRIGADFMQVGSLISLAALTGGELEIKKADPQHFRLIRHIYSKLGINFEYDRENVYVRDKQELKVKLDFGGQIPKIDDGPWPAFPTDLMSIIIVTATQVEGTVLVFEKMFESRMFFVDKLIKMGARIVLCDPHRVVVTGKAPLKGSVLSSPDVRAGMALLIAAFVAEGRSEIQNVYQIERGYEDVASKLINLGAKIKRVKSQ; the protein is encoded by the coding sequence ATGCATAGTTATATTGTAGAAGGCGGTTTTAAGATAGGTGGTCAAATTACAGCTAGTGGTAATAAGAATTCTGCCTTGCCTTGTATTTTGGCTGCTTTGCTTACCGATGAAGATGTTATTTTAGAAAATATTCCTAATATTAATGATGTGAAAGTTGTTTTAGATATTTTAAGTGATATAGGAGCAGATATTGTAAGAGAGGGTAATACTTTAAAAATAAAAGTTTTAGATATTGTAAAAACCGAAATAGATTCCTCTTTTACAGATTTAATTAGGGCTTCCATCCTTTTATTAGGACCTTTTGTTTCTAGATTTGGAAAAATAGATATGGCGCTTCCAGGAGGAGATGTGATTGGAAAGAGGCGGCTTGATACTCATTTTTACGGTCTTTGTAAGCTGGGGGCTAAGTTAAGTATAAAAGATGAAAGGATTGTTTTAAAGGCCAACAAGCTTGTTGGAGCTGAAATGTTTTTAGATGAAGCTTCTGTTACAGCCACAGAAAATATCATTATGGCTGCGGTTCTTGCTGAAGGGAATACTGTTATTATGAACGCTGCTTGTGAGCCACATGTTCAAGATTTATGTAATATGCTAAATTCAATGGGTGCTAATATTTTGGGGATTGGTTCAAATGTTTTAGAAATAAAGGGTGTAAAAAAATTAAGTGGAACCATATTTAGAATAGGAGCCGATTTTATGCAAGTTGGTTCTTTAATTAGCCTTGCTGCATTAACAGGAGGCGAGCTGGAAATTAAAAAAGCAGATCCCCAGCATTTCAGATTAATTAGGCATATATATTCAAAACTTGGTATTAATTTTGAATATGATAGGGAAAATGTATATGTAAGAGATAAACAAGAATTAAAAGTCAAATTAGATTTTGGTGGACAAATTCCAAAAATTGATGATGGTCCGTGGCCAGCCTTTCCAACAGACCTTATGAGTATTATTATAGTTACTGCAACTCAAGTAGAAGGCACGGTTCTTGTTTTTGAGAAGATGTTTGAATCTAGGATGTTTTTTGTAGATAAGTTAATAAAAATGGGGGCTAGAATTGTACTTTGTGATCCACACCGTGTAGTAGTTACAGGTAAAGCTCCACTTAAAGGTAGCGTTTTATCTTCTCCGGATGTAAGGGCAGGAATGGCTCTTCTTATTGCTGCTTTTGTTGCTGAAGGTCGCAGTGAGATCCAAAATGTTTATCAAATTGAAAGGGGATACGAAGATGTAGCTAGCAAATTAATTAATTTGGGTGCAAAAATCAAGAGAGTTAAAAGTCAATAG
- a CDS encoding nucleoside-diphosphate kinase, giving the protein MSMLLQKTLCIIKPDGVRRGLIGDIVARFERVGLKMVAAKMLIVDENLAKKHYLYDDVALRHSEAVWRSLVKFISNSPVFVFVVEGVESIEVVRKLCGATEPKLAIPGTIRGDFSYHSLKYSNEKGFSIYNVIHASANEVDAIREISIWFKDNEILNYKRDDECEHYYC; this is encoded by the coding sequence ATGTCAATGTTGTTACAAAAGACTTTATGTATTATTAAGCCAGATGGAGTTAGAAGGGGTTTGATTGGCGATATAGTTGCTAGATTTGAAAGGGTGGGTTTAAAAATGGTGGCTGCTAAAATGCTTATTGTTGATGAGAATCTAGCAAAAAAACATTATTTGTATGATGATGTTGCCCTTAGGCATAGTGAGGCGGTTTGGAGGTCTTTAGTTAAATTTATTTCAAATTCTCCTGTTTTTGTATTTGTTGTTGAAGGAGTTGAAAGCATTGAGGTTGTTAGAAAGCTTTGCGGTGCTACTGAGCCAAAATTAGCCATTCCTGGAACAATACGAGGAGATTTCTCTTATCACAGTCTTAAATATTCAAATGAAAAAGGCTTTTCAATCTATAATGTGATTCATGCATCTGCAAATGAGGTAGATGCGATTCGCGAAATATCAATTTGGTTTAAAGATAATGAAATTTTAAACTACAAAAGAGATGATGAATGTGAGCATTATTATTGTTAA
- the rplC gene encoding 50S ribosomal protein L3 produces the protein MLGLIGKKVGMTQIFQKNGIVVPVTVIEFQPNYIIGKKTVDRDGYSALIAGSVDLKGSKVSKPIKGQYKSLKDIEPKKYVIELKGLDGYDAGDEIKVDVFKSVKYVDVTGTTKGKGFQGAMKRHNFSGGPSSHGSKFHRHLGGTGQATTPARTFKGTKMAGRMGGNQQTIQNLEVVLIDEEKRAILVKGAVPGAKGSFVVVKKSKK, from the coding sequence ATGTTGGGATTGATTGGAAAAAAAGTTGGCATGACTCAGATATTTCAGAAAAATGGCATTGTGGTTCCTGTTACTGTTATAGAGTTTCAGCCCAATTATATTATAGGGAAGAAAACAGTTGATAGAGATGGTTATAGTGCTCTTATAGCAGGTTCTGTTGATCTTAAGGGTTCTAAAGTTTCAAAGCCTATAAAAGGTCAATATAAAAGTTTAAAAGATATTGAGCCTAAAAAATATGTAATAGAGCTTAAGGGACTTGATGGATATGATGCTGGGGATGAGATTAAAGTCGATGTTTTTAAGTCAGTTAAGTATGTAGATGTTACAGGAACTACTAAAGGTAAAGGTTTTCAAGGGGCTATGAAAAGGCATAATTTTAGCGGTGGGCCATCTTCTCATGGATCAAAATTTCATAGACATCTTGGTGGTACAGGACAAGCTACTACTCCCGCAAGAACATTTAAAGGGACCAAAATGGCTGGTAGAATGGGTGGAAATCAACAAACTATTCAAAATCTTGAAGTTGTTTTAATTGATGAAGAAAAGAGAGCTATTCTAGTAAAAGGAGCTGTTCCTGGTGCTAAGGGTTCTTTTGTTGTTGTTAAGAAATCTAAAAAGTAG
- the rpsJ gene encoding 30S ribosomal protein S10, translated as MIAKDKIRVRLFSFDVKILDQSAESIVKAVQKAKAQIKGPIPLPTKIKKYTVLRSPHVNKKSREQFEMRTHKRLIDILEPTSALMDSLMKLELPAGVEVDIKQ; from the coding sequence TTGATTGCTAAAGATAAGATACGCGTAAGATTATTTAGTTTTGATGTTAAAATATTAGATCAGAGTGCCGAATCTATTGTTAAAGCTGTTCAGAAGGCCAAGGCTCAAATTAAGGGTCCAATTCCTTTGCCGACAAAAATAAAAAAATATACTGTTTTACGTTCTCCTCATGTCAATAAAAAGTCAAGAGAGCAATTTGAGATGAGAACTCATAAAAGGCTTATTGATATTTTAGAGCCCACTTCTGCTTTAATGGACTCTTTAATGAAATTAGAGCTTCCAGCAGGTGTTGAAGTAGATATTAAACAGTAA
- the pgeF gene encoding peptidoglycan editing factor PgeF encodes MKTIDHELYYEFRIADDVKMIYTKKPFHLNLKELSNDNLNFVPKSKKIKYLKQLHTDIIYEVKDDFINFQEGDGLISSSLDVALVTYFADCLPIYFYDSVKKIIGLIHSGYKGSFSLIILKMLFMFEKMGSSFKDLKIVFGPYNRSCCYEVSEIFLKEVSNKFSKSLLNTAFSIRDNKIYFDNASFNFNLLSSFNLNIYSSKLCTYCSKNLYSYRRLREGQSYALIWRI; translated from the coding sequence GTGAAAACAATAGATCATGAACTTTATTATGAATTTAGGATAGCGGATGATGTTAAAATGATTTATACTAAAAAACCTTTTCATCTAAATTTAAAAGAACTTAGTAATGATAATTTAAACTTTGTTCCTAAGTCAAAGAAAATAAAATATTTAAAACAATTACACACAGATATTATTTATGAAGTTAAAGATGATTTTATAAATTTTCAAGAAGGAGATGGTCTTATATCTAGTTCTTTAGATGTAGCTCTTGTTACTTACTTTGCAGATTGTCTTCCAATTTACTTTTATGACTCAGTAAAAAAAATTATAGGACTTATTCACAGTGGATATAAAGGAAGCTTTAGCTTGATTATTTTAAAAATGTTGTTTATGTTTGAAAAAATGGGATCATCTTTTAAAGATTTAAAAATTGTTTTTGGACCTTATAACAGATCTTGTTGTTATGAAGTTTCTGAAATTTTCTTGAAAGAAGTAAGTAATAAATTTAGCAAAAGTTTATTAAATACGGCTTTTTCCATAAGAGATAATAAAATATACTTTGATAATGCTAGTTTTAATTTTAATTTACTTTCTAGTTTTAATTTAAATATTTATAGTTCAAAACTTTGTACGTATTGCTCTAAGAATCTTTATTCTTATAGAAGATTAAGAGAGGGGCAAAGTTATGCTTTAATTTGGAGAATTTAA